One genomic window of Vibrio parahaemolyticus includes the following:
- a CDS encoding alpha/beta fold hydrolase: protein MTQPLLFHKTYLHPTSNEWVVFVHGAGGSSSIWFKQIKAYKQHFNLLLIDLRGHGKSNQLLKELITSRYTFTEVTQDILKVLDHLKIQSAHFVGMSLGTIIVRNLAELSSERVRSMVLGGAVTRLNTRSQILVKLGNFCKHILPYMWLYKLFAYIVMPQRSQRESRHLFIREAKKLCQKEFKRWFILAADVNPLMKYFKDRELPIPTLYLMGDRDYMFIQPVKEMVAAHKLSILREIPNCGHVCNVERPEDFNQHSIEFIKQQSIVA, encoded by the coding sequence ATGACTCAGCCACTGCTTTTTCACAAAACCTATCTGCATCCTACTAGTAATGAGTGGGTTGTTTTCGTGCATGGTGCTGGTGGCAGTTCTTCGATATGGTTTAAACAAATTAAAGCATATAAGCAGCACTTTAATTTGTTGCTGATCGACTTACGAGGACATGGAAAATCCAATCAGCTTTTGAAAGAGTTGATAACTAGTCGTTACACCTTCACGGAAGTGACGCAAGATATATTAAAAGTGCTGGATCACCTAAAAATCCAGTCGGCGCACTTTGTTGGCATGTCGTTGGGTACGATCATTGTTCGAAATTTAGCGGAGTTGTCTTCTGAAAGAGTTCGTTCGATGGTTTTAGGCGGTGCGGTGACACGCTTGAATACGCGTTCGCAGATTTTGGTTAAGTTGGGTAACTTCTGTAAACATATCTTGCCTTATATGTGGTTGTATAAGCTGTTTGCCTACATTGTGATGCCGCAACGAAGTCAGCGTGAATCAAGGCATTTGTTTATTCGAGAAGCAAAGAAGCTGTGCCAAAAAGAGTTTAAACGCTGGTTTATTCTTGCCGCGGATGTAAACCCATTGATGAAGTACTTCAAAGACAGAGAGTTACCCATACCGACATTGTATTTGATGGGTGATAGAGACTATATGTTCATCCAACCGGTGAAAGAGATGGTTGCAGCGCATAAGCTCAGTATCTTGCGTGAAATTCCAAACTGCGGTCATGTCTGCAATGTAGAGCGTCCTGAAGATTTTAACCAACACTCTATCGAATTTATAAAGCAACAAAGTATCGTCGCCTAG
- the purR gene encoding HTH-type transcriptional repressor PurR, producing MATIKDVARLAGVSTTTVSHVINKTRFVAEATQEKVMKAVDELNYAPSAVARSLKCNSTRTIGMLVTQSTNLFFSEVIDGVESYCYRQGYTLILCNTGGIYEKQRDYIRMLAEKRVDGILVMCSDLTEELKEMLDRHSDIPKVVMDWGPESSRADKIIDNSEEGGYLATKYLIDNGHTDIACLSGHFEKLACQERIAGFRRAMAEAKLPINEDWILEGNFECDTAVLVADKITAMEKRPTAVFCFNDTMALGLMSRLQQNGIKVPDDVSVIGYDNIELAEYFSPPLTTIHQPKRRVGKNAFEILLERIKDKEHEKRVFEMQPEIVIRNTVKKLN from the coding sequence ATGGCCACTATAAAAGACGTTGCTCGCTTAGCCGGCGTTTCTACTACCACAGTTTCGCACGTTATTAATAAGACACGTTTTGTTGCAGAAGCAACCCAAGAAAAAGTAATGAAAGCGGTTGATGAGCTTAACTACGCACCAAGCGCAGTTGCTCGTAGTTTAAAATGCAACTCAACTCGTACTATTGGTATGTTGGTAACACAGTCAACTAACCTATTCTTCTCTGAAGTGATCGACGGTGTAGAAAGTTACTGCTACCGTCAAGGTTACACATTGATCTTGTGTAATACTGGCGGCATCTACGAGAAACAGCGCGACTACATCCGCATGCTTGCTGAGAAACGTGTAGATGGCATTTTGGTGATGTGTTCAGATCTAACCGAAGAACTAAAAGAGATGTTAGATCGTCATTCAGACATCCCGAAAGTTGTGATGGATTGGGGCCCAGAGAGTTCTCGTGCGGACAAGATCATCGATAACTCTGAAGAAGGTGGCTACCTAGCAACTAAATATCTTATCGATAACGGCCACACTGACATCGCCTGCCTGAGTGGTCACTTTGAGAAACTTGCTTGCCAAGAGCGTATCGCTGGTTTCCGTCGTGCCATGGCTGAAGCAAAACTGCCAATCAATGAAGATTGGATTCTTGAAGGTAACTTTGAATGCGATACTGCGGTACTGGTTGCAGACAAGATCACCGCGATGGAAAAACGCCCTACTGCAGTATTCTGTTTTAACGATACCATGGCACTTGGCTTAATGAGCCGTCTGCAACAAAACGGCATCAAGGTTCCAGATGACGTTTCTGTTATCGGTTACGACAACATTGAACTTGCAGAGTACTTCTCACCACCGCTAACAACGATTCACCAACCTAAACGTCGTGTGGGTAAAAATGCGTTTGAGATCCTACTTGAACGCATTAAAGATAAAGAACACGAAAAGCGTGTGTTCGAGATGCAACCAGAGATTGTTATCCGCAACACCGTTAAGAAACTTAATTAA
- a CDS encoding YciN family protein gives MSDRKFIEEFDLLLIANQIIQEHDDYINGMRATSVEEKDGVLVFKGEYFLDDKGLPTANTTAVFNMFKYLAHHLSKEFTLIK, from the coding sequence ATGTCTGATAGAAAGTTTATTGAAGAATTCGACCTTCTTTTAATCGCAAACCAAATCATCCAAGAGCACGATGATTACATCAACGGAATGCGAGCGACAAGCGTAGAAGAAAAAGACGGGGTTTTGGTATTTAAAGGTGAGTACTTCCTTGATGACAAAGGCTTACCAACCGCAAATACTACGGCAGTATTCAATATGTTCAAATACTTAGCCCATCACCTTTCTAAAGAATTTACGCTGATTAAATAA
- the glgA gene encoding glycogen synthase GlgA, with amino-acid sequence MATNNLSILFVASEVEGLIKSGGLADVAKALPEALQNLQQDVRITIPAYTSIERLADAEVVLETNLTSWPHTKYRVLLLTLGNNPVYLIDCEPYFNRPSMYAENNQAYTDNGERFAFFSAACLDMLPKLAFQPDIIHANDWHTGLVPFLLKHRYGNDPFFAHTKSVISIHNAVFKGVFSYDDVQCLPEFHCRNVPGAAVSATHITMLKAGVMNADKINAVSPTYAEELKTELGSHGMAWEFQQRAGDLVGILNGCDYSAWNPETDVYLPMNYSADKQSMVLGKNTCKRALQQRLNLAEKDVAMFGMVCRLTQQKGVHYLLPALADFLKHDVQVVVVGTGDPVLAAQLEEVAAQFSDKFVFVEAYDNELAHLVEAGSDFFLMPSEFEPCGLNQIYSMAYGTLPIVRGVGGLKDSVNDYDVDPCDATGFVFYEPTSQALLLTMLRALLLYAQNLTEVQRVQLHAMQKDFCWRKAAESYLQLYRSALN; translated from the coding sequence TTGGCTACTAACAACTTATCCATTCTGTTTGTAGCTTCTGAGGTTGAAGGTCTTATTAAAAGTGGTGGCTTGGCAGATGTTGCCAAGGCACTGCCGGAAGCCCTTCAAAACCTACAGCAAGATGTAAGAATTACGATTCCTGCGTACACCAGTATCGAAAGATTAGCGGACGCAGAAGTTGTGCTAGAAACAAATCTAACGTCATGGCCGCATACAAAGTATCGAGTTCTATTGCTTACGTTAGGAAACAATCCTGTCTATCTGATTGATTGTGAGCCGTACTTCAATCGGCCATCAATGTATGCAGAGAACAACCAAGCGTATACCGATAATGGTGAGCGTTTTGCGTTTTTCAGCGCTGCATGCCTCGACATGTTGCCGAAGCTGGCGTTTCAACCTGATATCATCCATGCAAATGATTGGCACACAGGGCTGGTTCCGTTTTTGCTTAAGCACAGGTATGGCAATGATCCCTTTTTTGCTCATACAAAAAGCGTCATTTCAATTCATAATGCGGTCTTTAAAGGCGTATTTAGTTACGACGACGTACAGTGTTTGCCTGAGTTTCACTGCCGAAACGTTCCCGGTGCTGCGGTGAGTGCAACGCATATTACTATGCTCAAAGCTGGCGTAATGAATGCCGATAAGATAAATGCAGTCAGCCCAACGTACGCTGAAGAGCTAAAGACAGAACTTGGCAGTCATGGAATGGCATGGGAGTTTCAGCAACGAGCAGGGGATCTAGTCGGAATTTTAAATGGTTGCGATTACAGTGCTTGGAATCCGGAAACTGATGTTTATTTGCCAATGAACTATAGTGCCGACAAACAAAGTATGGTTCTAGGTAAAAACACTTGTAAGCGCGCATTACAGCAGAGGCTAAACCTTGCTGAAAAAGACGTAGCCATGTTTGGTATGGTTTGTCGTTTGACTCAGCAAAAAGGCGTGCATTACTTGCTGCCGGCTTTGGCGGATTTTTTGAAGCATGATGTTCAAGTCGTTGTTGTTGGGACGGGTGATCCCGTTTTGGCTGCACAATTGGAAGAGGTTGCGGCGCAATTCTCTGACAAGTTTGTATTTGTTGAGGCGTATGACAATGAACTCGCGCATTTAGTTGAAGCTGGTTCGGATTTCTTCTTAATGCCTTCTGAATTCGAACCATGTGGCTTAAATCAGATCTACAGCATGGCTTATGGCACCTTACCTATCGTGAGAGGGGTAGGTGGCTTAAAAGACAGTGTGAATGATTACGACGTAGACCCTTGCGACGCTACTGGATTTGTATTTTATGAACCGACGTCTCAAGCGCTGCTACTTACTATGCTGCGCGCGTTGCTGTTGTATGCGCAAAACCTGACGGAAGTGCAAAGAGTACAACTGCATGCAATGCAAAAAGATTTCTGCTGGCGGAAGGCCGCAGAATCGTATTTGCAACTCTATCGTTCAGCGTTAAATTGA
- a CDS encoding putative signal transducing protein codes for MKIFIAKNPAEAHIVCELLKTEDICCEVRGEGLFGLKGELPFGDDTDPYVWLLDPEQQLKAHSIIEAFRQQSQSNIYEDWQCPHCLEHNEGQFGACWQCGYQIGEP; via the coding sequence ATGAAAATCTTTATCGCGAAAAATCCAGCAGAAGCGCACATCGTATGTGAACTATTAAAAACTGAAGATATATGCTGTGAGGTGCGTGGAGAAGGACTTTTTGGTCTGAAAGGTGAGCTTCCTTTTGGCGATGATACTGATCCTTATGTTTGGCTATTAGATCCAGAACAACAATTGAAAGCTCACTCAATTATTGAAGCATTTAGGCAGCAGTCACAAAGCAACATATATGAAGACTGGCAATGTCCTCATTGTCTTGAACACAACGAAGGACAGTTTGGTGCGTGTTGGCAATGTGGATATCAAATTGGGGAGCCATGA
- a CDS encoding TVP38/TMEM64 family protein, with translation MNKKLIFGLILVATILLLGANFGQYLTLDNAKAQQEALNSFIEANIVYAATVYFLAYVAITAFSIPGAAVVTLLGAALFGFWFSLLLVSFASTIGATLAFLSSRYLLRDWVQSRFGEKLVAINQGVKKDGAFYLFSLRLIPVFPFFLINLLMGLTPMSIARFYLTSQIGMLPGTAVYLNAGTQLATIDSLSGIVSPTVLASFALLGLFPILVKWVMNKVRPTPTQPNGSI, from the coding sequence ATGAATAAAAAACTTATCTTTGGACTGATACTTGTTGCCACCATTCTTTTGTTAGGCGCTAATTTTGGTCAATATCTAACGCTTGACAACGCAAAAGCGCAGCAAGAAGCACTCAATTCATTCATCGAAGCCAACATCGTCTATGCCGCCACGGTGTATTTTTTAGCGTATGTTGCGATTACCGCATTTTCTATTCCCGGAGCAGCAGTGGTTACTTTGCTAGGCGCAGCTTTGTTTGGGTTTTGGTTTAGCTTACTTTTGGTTTCTTTTGCCAGTACGATCGGTGCGACCTTAGCTTTTTTGAGTAGCCGATATTTGCTTAGGGATTGGGTTCAATCGAGATTTGGGGAAAAGCTTGTTGCGATTAACCAAGGAGTAAAAAAGGATGGCGCGTTTTATCTGTTTTCTTTGCGCTTGATTCCAGTGTTCCCATTTTTCCTCATCAACCTACTGATGGGATTAACACCTATGAGCATTGCGCGCTTTTATTTAACCAGTCAAATAGGCATGCTCCCTGGTACTGCCGTTTACCTTAACGCTGGTACTCAGTTAGCAACCATTGATAGCCTTTCTGGTATCGTATCCCCGACTGTATTAGCATCTTTTGCTTTGCTGGGGCTGTTTCCAATACTCGTAAAATGGGTTATGAATAAGGTCAGGCCAACCCCTACTCAGCCAAATGGCAGTATTTGA
- a CDS encoding TfoX/Sxy family DNA transformation protein: protein MDKPILKDSMKLFEALGTIKSRSMFGGFGLFADETMFALVVNNQLHIRADQQTSSDFETQGLKPYVYKKRGFPVVTKYYAISSELWESSDRLIEVAKKSLENAKLEKEQQASTKPNRLKDLPNLRLATERMLKKAGIDSVAQLEEEGALSAYKAIRDTHSTTVSLELLWALEGAINGTHWSVVPQSRREELMNGLS, encoded by the coding sequence ATGGATAAACCGATACTCAAAGACTCTATGAAGCTATTTGAGGCACTTGGTACTATCAAGTCGCGCTCAATGTTTGGTGGCTTCGGACTTTTCGCTGATGAAACGATGTTTGCACTAGTGGTAAACAACCAGCTTCATATACGAGCAGACCAACAAACTTCATCTGACTTCGAGACACAGGGTCTAAAGCCTTACGTTTATAAAAAACGTGGCTTCCCAGTCGTTACTAAGTACTACGCTATTTCCAGCGAACTATGGGAATCTAGCGATCGCTTAATTGAAGTAGCGAAAAAATCCTTAGAAAACGCCAAACTTGAGAAAGAACAACAAGCGAGCACTAAGCCTAATCGCTTGAAAGATCTGCCAAATCTGAGATTGGCTACAGAAAGAATGCTTAAGAAAGCGGGTATTGATTCTGTTGCTCAACTTGAAGAAGAAGGCGCACTAAGTGCTTATAAAGCGATCAGAGACACGCACTCCACCACAGTTAGCCTTGAGCTACTTTGGGCCTTAGAAGGTGCTATTAACGGCACACACTGGAGTGTGGTTCCCCAGTCTCGTCGTGAAGAATTAATGAATGGCCTTTCGTAA
- the glgC gene encoding glucose-1-phosphate adenylyltransferase yields MAGVLGMILAGGEGSRLRPLTESRSKPSVPFGGSYRLIDFALNNFVNADLMRIYVLTQFKSQSLFHHLKKGWNINGITDRFIDPIPAQMRTGKRWYEGTADAIYQNLRFMELEEPDQVCIFGSDHIYKMDIKQMLNFHTEKKASLTVSALRMPLKEASQFGVIEVDAEGRMIGFEEKPANPKSIPGEPDFALVSMGNYVFEAQVLFSELVEDADNEASSHDFGKDIIPKMFPRGDVFVYDFSTNRISGEKEEVYWRDVGTIDAYWQAHMDLLEKDAPFSLYNRKWPLHTYYPPLPPATFTDSDNGRVQIIDSLVCNGSYVRGSRIEKSVLGFRSNIASACDISECILLGDVKIGEGCVLRRVIVDKDADIAPGTQIGVNLQEDKKHFHVSEEGIVVIPKGARVGY; encoded by the coding sequence ATGGCTGGTGTTTTGGGAATGATTCTTGCTGGCGGTGAAGGCTCTCGTTTGAGGCCTTTAACTGAATCCCGTAGTAAACCTTCGGTACCTTTTGGTGGAAGTTATCGGCTGATTGATTTCGCTCTAAACAATTTTGTAAATGCGGATCTGATGCGCATTTATGTCCTTACTCAATTTAAATCTCAGTCTCTTTTCCATCACTTGAAAAAAGGGTGGAACATTAATGGTATTACTGATCGCTTTATTGACCCAATTCCTGCACAAATGCGTACGGGTAAGCGTTGGTATGAAGGCACTGCAGATGCTATCTATCAGAACCTACGTTTTATGGAGCTTGAAGAACCGGATCAGGTTTGTATCTTTGGCTCTGACCACATTTACAAGATGGACATCAAGCAGATGCTGAACTTCCATACGGAGAAGAAGGCGTCATTGACGGTGTCTGCACTGCGCATGCCACTAAAAGAAGCTTCTCAATTTGGTGTAATAGAGGTTGATGCTGAAGGCAGAATGATTGGCTTTGAGGAAAAACCCGCTAATCCAAAATCGATTCCTGGAGAACCAGATTTCGCGTTAGTCTCGATGGGGAACTACGTATTCGAAGCACAAGTTCTATTTTCTGAACTCGTGGAAGATGCAGACAATGAAGCTTCTTCTCATGATTTTGGTAAAGATATCATCCCGAAAATGTTCCCTCGTGGTGACGTTTTTGTCTATGACTTCAGCACCAACAGAATCAGTGGTGAGAAAGAAGAGGTTTACTGGCGTGATGTAGGTACGATTGATGCTTATTGGCAAGCGCACATGGATCTATTAGAAAAAGACGCGCCATTCTCTTTGTACAACCGTAAGTGGCCTCTTCATACCTATTACCCACCATTGCCACCTGCAACGTTTACTGATTCAGACAATGGTCGAGTGCAGATCATCGATAGCTTGGTATGTAATGGCAGTTATGTTCGTGGTTCTCGTATCGAGAAGTCAGTACTTGGATTTCGCAGCAATATTGCATCCGCGTGTGATATTAGCGAATGTATCCTATTAGGTGACGTAAAAATTGGCGAAGGCTGTGTGTTACGTCGTGTTATTGTCGACAAGGATGCCGATATTGCACCTGGCACTCAAATTGGTGTGAATCTTCAAGAAGATAAAAAGCATTTCCATGTGTCGGAAGAGGGCATTGTTGTTATTCCGAAAGGAGCTCGAGTTGGCTACTAA
- the aroA gene encoding 3-phosphoshikimate 1-carboxyvinyltransferase, with product MESLTLQPINKIQGEVNLPGSKSVSNRALLLAALAKGTTRLTNLLDSDDIRHMLNALTKLGVKYTLSADKTECVVEGLGRPFSVSEPVKLFLGNAGTAMRPLAAALCVSQGEYVLTGEPRMKERPIGHLVTALQEAGADIEYLENTNYPPLKIVGTGLKAGTVSIDGSISSQFLTAFLMSAPLAEGEVRIKIEGDLVSKPYIDITLHIMKQFGVEVINNDYQEFVIPAGQHYVAPGDFLVEGDASSASYFLAAAAIKGGEVKVTGIGKNSIQGDIQFADALEKMGAEIEWGDDYVISRVGKLKGIDMDYNHIPDAAMTIATTALFAEGTTAIRNVYNWRVKETDRLSAMATELRKVGAEVEEGEDYIIVKPVPHLKHAAIDTYDDHRMAMCFSLVALSDTPVTINDPKCTSKTFPDYFDKLKALSC from the coding sequence ATGGAAAGCCTAACGTTACAACCGATCAATAAAATTCAAGGGGAAGTGAACCTTCCTGGTTCCAAAAGTGTTTCTAATCGAGCACTTTTACTCGCTGCATTAGCAAAGGGGACGACTCGTCTCACCAACCTTCTCGATAGTGACGACATTCGTCACATGCTAAACGCACTCACTAAACTAGGCGTGAAGTACACATTATCTGCAGATAAAACAGAATGTGTGGTTGAAGGCCTTGGTCGTCCGTTCTCAGTATCAGAACCTGTCAAGCTCTTTCTGGGCAATGCGGGCACAGCCATGCGACCTTTAGCAGCCGCACTTTGTGTTAGCCAAGGTGAATATGTGCTTACTGGCGAGCCTCGTATGAAAGAACGACCAATTGGTCATCTTGTGACTGCATTGCAAGAGGCGGGAGCAGATATTGAATATCTGGAAAACACAAACTACCCACCACTAAAGATTGTCGGTACTGGTCTGAAAGCAGGCACAGTGTCGATTGATGGTTCTATTTCTAGTCAGTTTCTCACGGCTTTTTTGATGTCTGCACCACTTGCCGAAGGCGAAGTGCGTATTAAGATTGAAGGTGATTTGGTATCAAAGCCTTACATTGATATTACGCTGCATATCATGAAGCAGTTCGGTGTCGAAGTGATCAACAACGACTATCAAGAGTTTGTGATTCCAGCTGGTCAACACTATGTTGCGCCTGGTGATTTTCTTGTGGAAGGGGATGCTTCGTCGGCCTCTTACTTTTTAGCTGCGGCAGCAATCAAAGGCGGTGAAGTCAAAGTAACTGGCATCGGTAAAAATAGCATCCAAGGTGATATTCAATTTGCTGATGCGCTAGAAAAAATGGGCGCAGAGATTGAATGGGGCGATGATTACGTTATTTCCCGCGTCGGGAAGCTTAAGGGCATCGATATGGATTACAACCATATTCCAGATGCAGCAATGACCATCGCGACGACGGCTTTGTTTGCTGAAGGTACCACGGCAATTCGCAATGTTTATAACTGGCGTGTAAAAGAAACCGATCGTTTGTCTGCAATGGCAACAGAGCTTCGTAAAGTTGGTGCGGAAGTGGAAGAAGGTGAGGATTACATCATCGTTAAACCAGTACCTCACCTTAAACATGCGGCGATTGATACCTACGATGATCATCGTATGGCGATGTGCTTTTCTCTGGTGGCGTTAAGCGATACACCAGTGACGATTAATGACCCGAAATGTACGTCCAAAACATTCCCGGATTATTTCGACAAGCTTAAAGCGTTGAGCTGCTAG
- the topA gene encoding type I DNA topoisomerase: protein MGKSLVIVESPAKAKTINKYLGKDFIVKSSVGHVRDLPTAGQSTGEKKAAAISTKGMSAEEKARVKKEKDRKALIKKMGINPYHDWEANYQILPGKEKVVSELQKLAKDADCVYLATDLDREGEAIAWHLREIIGGDEERYKRVVFNEITKNAIQQAFQTPGELNMDGVNAQQARRFMDRVVGFMVSPLLWKKVARGLSAGRVQSVAVKLLVEREREINAFVPEEFWDIHANTKTKDKSDFKLLVAQKDGVAFKPVNETETKAAISVLENASYEVCKREDRPTKSKPSAPYITSTLQQAASTRLGYGVKKTMMLAQRLYEAGYITYMRTDSTNLSAEAVDAVRDFIGSEFGDKYLPAKPLTYGSKEGAQEAHEAIRPSDVSVKAEDLQGVDADAHKLYSLIWNQFVACQMTPAEYDSTTISVKAAEYTLKAKGRILKFDGWTRVQRPMGKNEDTILPAVQLGDKLSLESLDPKQHFTKPPARFTEAALVKELEKRGIGRPSTYASIISTIQDRGYVKVDQRRFYAEKMGEIVTDRLDDSFNDLMNYDFTARMEQKLDQIAEGEVNWKAVLDNFFADFTGDLEKAELDESEGGMKLNHIVMTDIECPTCGRPMGIRTASTGVFLGCSGYALPPKERCKTTINLGDEEGIINVLEEDVETAALRAKKRCPICETAMDAYLIDDKRKMHVCGNNPNCEGYVVEYGEFKVKGYDGPVVECDKCGSDMVLKNGRFGKYMDCTSETCKNTRKILKNGEVAPPKEDPVHFPELPCENSDAYFVLRDGASGLFMAASNFPKSRETRAPLVSELARFEERLPEKFKYLTTAPQEDPDGRPAVVRFSRKTKENYVRSEDDGKPSGWTALYVDGKWEITDKRKKAKA from the coding sequence ATGGGTAAATCACTCGTTATAGTGGAGTCTCCAGCCAAGGCAAAGACGATAAATAAGTACCTTGGTAAGGACTTTATTGTTAAGTCTAGTGTTGGTCATGTGCGTGATCTGCCTACGGCCGGTCAAAGCACTGGTGAGAAGAAAGCTGCAGCTATCTCAACAAAAGGGATGAGCGCAGAAGAGAAAGCGCGCGTTAAAAAAGAAAAAGATCGCAAAGCGCTGATCAAAAAAATGGGGATTAACCCATATCATGACTGGGAAGCGAACTATCAGATTCTTCCGGGTAAAGAAAAAGTCGTAAGCGAACTACAAAAATTAGCCAAAGATGCTGATTGCGTTTATCTCGCAACCGATTTGGACCGCGAGGGGGAAGCAATCGCATGGCACCTTCGTGAGATCATCGGTGGCGATGAAGAGCGATACAAACGAGTAGTCTTTAACGAAATTACTAAAAATGCTATCCAACAAGCTTTCCAGACTCCTGGCGAGTTAAATATGGATGGCGTTAATGCGCAGCAAGCACGTCGATTCATGGACCGCGTTGTAGGTTTCATGGTTTCTCCATTGCTATGGAAGAAAGTGGCACGTGGCCTGTCTGCTGGTCGTGTTCAATCCGTAGCGGTGAAGCTATTGGTAGAACGTGAGCGTGAAATCAACGCATTTGTGCCTGAAGAATTCTGGGATATTCACGCAAATACCAAAACTAAAGATAAGTCAGATTTCAAACTGCTGGTTGCGCAGAAAGATGGCGTTGCGTTTAAACCTGTTAACGAAACAGAAACTAAGGCAGCCATTTCTGTCCTTGAAAACGCAAGCTACGAAGTGTGTAAGCGCGAAGACCGCCCGACTAAGAGCAAGCCTTCTGCGCCATATATCACATCAACATTGCAGCAAGCGGCAAGTACCCGTTTAGGTTACGGCGTTAAGAAAACCATGATGTTAGCTCAGCGTCTGTATGAAGCGGGTTACATCACATATATGCGTACCGACTCGACTAACTTGAGTGCGGAAGCAGTTGATGCTGTTCGTGACTTCATTGGTTCAGAATTTGGTGACAAGTATCTTCCAGCTAAGCCACTAACGTACGGCAGCAAAGAAGGTGCTCAAGAAGCGCACGAAGCGATTCGTCCATCTGATGTGTCAGTGAAAGCAGAAGACTTGCAAGGTGTAGATGCGGATGCTCACAAGCTTTACTCACTGATCTGGAATCAGTTCGTTGCGTGTCAAATGACACCTGCAGAATATGATTCAACCACAATCAGCGTAAAAGCGGCGGAATACACGCTAAAAGCGAAAGGTCGTATCCTTAAGTTTGATGGTTGGACTCGCGTACAGCGTCCAATGGGCAAAAACGAGGACACAATCCTTCCTGCGGTACAACTTGGCGATAAGCTAAGCCTAGAGTCACTTGACCCTAAACAGCACTTTACAAAGCCACCTGCGCGCTTTACGGAAGCGGCATTGGTTAAAGAGTTAGAAAAACGAGGCATTGGTCGTCCTTCGACTTACGCATCGATCATTTCTACTATTCAAGACCGTGGCTACGTAAAAGTAGATCAGCGCCGATTCTACGCTGAAAAAATGGGTGAAATTGTTACTGACCGTCTTGATGACAGTTTCAACGATTTAATGAACTACGACTTTACTGCGCGTATGGAACAGAAACTGGACCAAATCGCAGAAGGTGAAGTGAACTGGAAAGCAGTACTAGACAACTTCTTTGCGGATTTCACTGGTGACCTAGAAAAAGCCGAGTTAGACGAATCTGAAGGTGGTATGAAGCTAAACCACATTGTGATGACGGATATCGAGTGTCCGACATGTGGTCGCCCTATGGGTATTCGTACCGCTTCTACAGGCGTATTCTTAGGCTGTTCTGGTTACGCATTGCCACCTAAAGAACGTTGTAAGACAACCATTAACTTGGGTGACGAAGAAGGTATTATCAACGTTTTAGAAGAAGACGTTGAAACGGCTGCTCTTCGTGCGAAAAAACGTTGTCCGATCTGTGAAACTGCGATGGACGCGTACTTGATTGATGACAAGCGCAAGATGCACGTTTGTGGTAACAACCCGAACTGTGAAGGCTATGTTGTTGAGTATGGCGAATTCAAAGTGAAAGGCTACGATGGCCCTGTTGTTGAGTGTGACAAGTGTGGCTCAGACATGGTGCTTAAGAACGGCCGCTTTGGTAAATACATGGATTGTACGAGTGAAACTTGTAAGAACACCCGTAAAATCCTGAAGAATGGTGAAGTAGCGCCACCTAAAGAAGATCCTGTGCACTTCCCTGAACTGCCATGTGAAAACTCAGATGCGTACTTCGTGCTTCGTGATGGTGCTTCTGGCCTATTTATGGCGGCAAGCAACTTCCCTAAATCGCGTGAAACAAGAGCACCTCTAGTCTCTGAACTGGCGCGTTTTGAAGAGCGTCTACCAGAGAAGTTTAAGTACCTAACAACGGCTCCTCAAGAGGATCCAGATGGTCGCCCAGCCGTGGTTCGCTTTAGCCGTAAGACGAAAGAGAACTATGTTCGTTCAGAAGACGACGGTAAACCAAGTGGTTGGACTGCACTTTACGTTGATGGTAAGTGGGAAATCACTGATAAACGTAAAAAAGCGAAAGCTTAA